The Collimonas sp. PA-H2 genome contains a region encoding:
- a CDS encoding HNH endonuclease: protein MARRSNQSDPELLRKKLSELIENFTNELKLNDLRGKVLKLVPAFHLLRDLGSSLITEEIPAAIDRVIFYLKKYPERIIKGDELMVVSGISDWPRRVRELRVQQGWAIISGVTAKEMAEAEESGDMEIEGRSLSKIKTDEYVLLNGERDKQAADRWFQANTIRKLKGVSVQDKILKYLRANVGSPVTGEELRYVANNRSEWARRVRELRTEEGWPVATRTSGWPELAIGTYVLEEDRQAPAHDRTIPDDVRVKVLERDQHSCQKCGWNHKQLNPSDPRRLLELHHKVHHAQGGENTEANLITLCNVHHDAIHAGKLSVEDFLIKQ, encoded by the coding sequence ATGGCACGCAGATCAAATCAAAGTGATCCTGAGCTTCTCAGAAAAAAACTATCCGAGCTGATTGAAAATTTTACTAACGAACTTAAATTAAACGATCTGCGGGGAAAAGTTTTAAAGCTCGTGCCAGCATTTCATCTTCTGCGCGATCTCGGGAGTTCGCTCATCACTGAAGAGATTCCTGCCGCAATCGACCGCGTCATCTTCTATCTCAAAAAATATCCTGAAAGGATCATCAAAGGCGACGAACTTATGGTCGTTTCAGGGATTAGCGATTGGCCACGCCGTGTGAGAGAACTAAGAGTTCAGCAGGGATGGGCCATCATCAGCGGCGTAACTGCCAAAGAAATGGCCGAAGCTGAAGAAAGCGGCGATATGGAAATCGAAGGGAGGTCCCTATCGAAAATCAAAACCGACGAGTACGTCCTTCTTAATGGCGAACGAGACAAACAAGCTGCGGATAGATGGTTCCAAGCAAACACCATTCGCAAGTTAAAAGGTGTGTCCGTACAGGACAAGATTTTGAAATATCTCAGAGCTAATGTCGGTAGCCCAGTTACAGGCGAAGAACTTAGATATGTTGCCAACAACAGGAGCGAATGGGCGCGGCGAGTTCGAGAATTGAGAACGGAAGAAGGCTGGCCAGTCGCGACAAGGACAAGCGGTTGGCCTGAATTGGCTATAGGGACCTACGTTCTTGAAGAAGATCGCCAGGCACCGGCACATGACCGAACCATTCCAGACGACGTGCGCGTTAAAGTTTTGGAACGTGATCAACACTCATGTCAAAAATGCGGCTGGAATCACAAGCAACTCAACCCCTCTGACCCAAGACGGCTATTGGAACTTCATCACAAAGTGCATCACGCCCAAGGGGGGGAGAATACAGAAGCGAATCTGATCACTTTGTGTAATGTCCATCATGATGCTATTCATGCAGGGAAATTAAGCGTAGAAGATTTTTTGATCAAACAATAA
- a CDS encoding very short patch repair endonuclease translates to MLTPEQRSRCMSLVKGKNTGPELKLRKILWAQGLRYRLGYKLPGKPDLVFVSAKIAVFVDGCFWHGCPIHGEQPKTNQRFWSEKINKTKLRDQQVNAQLVELGWSVIRYWEHDIERNIDTCTKNIYSAIIKGKIDGTQIKSK, encoded by the coding sequence GTGCTGACGCCGGAACAGAGAAGCCGGTGCATGTCTCTGGTAAAAGGGAAAAACACAGGGCCTGAACTAAAGCTCCGTAAAATCTTGTGGGCTCAAGGTCTCCGCTATCGGCTCGGGTATAAGCTCCCGGGCAAGCCTGATCTCGTATTTGTGTCAGCAAAGATCGCCGTATTTGTCGATGGTTGTTTCTGGCATGGTTGTCCGATTCATGGCGAACAACCAAAAACCAATCAAAGATTCTGGTCAGAAAAAATTAATAAAACAAAATTGCGCGATCAGCAGGTGAACGCGCAGCTCGTAGAGCTCGGATGGAGTGTTATTCGATATTGGGAACATGACATAGAGCGCAATATCGATACTTGCACCAAGAATATATACAGCGCGATTATAAAAGGGAAAATTGATGGCACGCAGATCAAATCAAAGTGA
- a CDS encoding DNA cytosine methyltransferase produces the protein MKYRIIDLFSGAGGMTLGFVDGRFEGGFDCILAVDNDRAAIATHEKFFGGESVPGNIEDWLKKTKKIPQADIVIGGPPCQGFSLLNKNREGDERRALWEPYMDIVKASGAKVFVMENVKELLKSTEFDDIRARAEKLGFKIVADVLNAADYGAPQTRRRAVIVGWNEKAGVTPPEFPPRKTHSAPTVKDDLPNWVTVKEAIGDLPSPVGTEIRDSEAPLNLHFGRNPTKMSLARYKVVPPGGNRFDLQKNAPELTPPCWLRKPSGGTDLFGRLWWDRPSVTIRTEFFKPEKGRYLHPVKHRPITHREAARLMGFPDDFPFTGSKTEIAKQIGNAVPPPLAKAIAKMVKDMLKTKKTAKAA, from the coding sequence ATGAAATATCGCATTATTGATCTGTTCTCCGGTGCTGGCGGAATGACTCTTGGCTTTGTCGACGGCCGTTTCGAGGGCGGTTTCGATTGCATTCTGGCGGTGGACAATGATCGGGCCGCGATTGCAACACACGAAAAATTTTTTGGTGGTGAATCGGTGCCTGGAAACATAGAAGATTGGCTTAAGAAAACCAAAAAGATCCCTCAGGCGGACATAGTAATTGGCGGCCCTCCATGTCAAGGATTCAGTTTATTGAACAAGAATCGTGAAGGAGATGAGCGCCGCGCACTCTGGGAACCCTATATGGACATTGTCAAAGCCAGTGGTGCAAAAGTGTTCGTCATGGAAAACGTCAAAGAACTCCTAAAATCGACTGAATTTGACGACATTCGTGCCCGGGCGGAAAAGCTCGGTTTCAAAATTGTGGCTGACGTTCTTAACGCCGCTGACTACGGTGCACCACAGACGCGTCGCCGGGCAGTAATTGTCGGCTGGAATGAAAAAGCAGGGGTAACACCGCCTGAATTCCCTCCGCGTAAGACACATTCCGCCCCAACGGTGAAGGATGATCTTCCGAATTGGGTCACGGTAAAAGAGGCAATCGGAGATCTACCTAGTCCTGTGGGCACCGAAATACGAGATAGTGAAGCCCCCCTGAATTTGCATTTCGGCCGCAATCCGACAAAAATGAGTCTGGCGCGATACAAGGTTGTGCCTCCCGGCGGAAATCGCTTTGATCTACAGAAGAATGCTCCTGAATTGACACCGCCTTGTTGGTTGCGAAAACCCTCTGGCGGCACCGATTTGTTCGGACGACTTTGGTGGGATCGGCCTTCTGTAACTATCAGAACTGAATTCTTCAAGCCGGAAAAAGGAAGATATCTTCATCCGGTAAAGCATCGTCCGATTACTCATCGCGAGGCAGCTCGTCTGATGGGATTTCCGGACGACTTCCCTTTTACTGGCAGCAAGACTGAAATAGCAAAACAGATCGGCAACGCTGTCCCCCCCCCGCTTGCAAAAGCAATCGCAAAAATGGTGAAGGACATGTTGAAAACTAAGAAGACCGCGAAGGCGGCCTAA
- a CDS encoding Z1 domain-containing protein encodes MKHCDQVLNLLRKQVSNPSEADDIKKTAAEVASKWVDPLTGDKEETNGLIYGLVQSGKTGVMTVTGAMGADEGYRTIIILTSDIDPLYEQTLGRAQEAFPGIDILGKKDIRDTDSFLQRIKGGTCAIIVTKNSAVLTTLIQNFEKGRVRGLTCLIIDDEADQASLNTKAKRSDGSRSTINGLIENLRAFFNKNTYLQVTATPQALFLQDGNHAFRPKFTVLSHPGAEYVGGDDFFSNESKLVKEFPLSEIAVIAPGPQPTPTATIPPSLLRALDTFMVGATFKRTSEADQNCAFLCHVSTKTIDHDHIVNLLRKYKQELAGGLKSNNAAVIKRLRSAYEDLSSTHPSLARSNFDDLLSSIAFFSPGITVKLVNGETDEDVAVRSPYNLFVGGNKLGRGVTIKNLLVSYYGRNPRTPQADTVLQHARMYGYRRKDIGLLRLFLPKELHIVFRAINKMEQGLRELIATNPTEEFRGIYLEGGLNPTRKNVLVPGSIGVYTGGGNYNPSQITRDSSVQIQTSKLDMLLDHIGDKQYVQMPITEIQALIEHIVPDTSESERVWDTVAIAASMGQYAKLSGTNVGYVYVDRDRELQERRRETQGILSGGEVGAVPDQKLTLFLLRTKLKNGQQAAWWPQLRFPVGRYAFAFSI; translated from the coding sequence ATGAAGCATTGCGATCAAGTTTTGAATTTGCTACGAAAGCAAGTAAGCAATCCATCCGAGGCAGATGACATTAAAAAAACCGCTGCAGAAGTTGCCAGCAAATGGGTGGACCCGTTAACCGGCGACAAGGAAGAAACAAACGGACTCATTTACGGTCTTGTGCAAAGTGGCAAGACCGGGGTAATGACAGTTACCGGTGCGATGGGGGCAGATGAGGGCTATCGGACCATCATTATTTTGACGTCCGACATTGATCCACTTTATGAGCAAACGTTGGGAAGAGCTCAGGAAGCTTTTCCTGGTATTGATATTCTAGGAAAGAAGGATATTCGAGATACAGATTCCTTCTTGCAGCGAATAAAGGGGGGTACATGCGCAATTATCGTTACGAAGAATTCAGCTGTACTAACTACGCTTATTCAAAATTTCGAGAAAGGACGAGTGCGGGGACTTACCTGTCTCATTATTGACGACGAAGCAGATCAGGCTAGTTTGAACACGAAAGCGAAGCGCAGCGATGGGTCAAGAAGCACCATTAATGGCCTAATCGAAAATCTGCGAGCGTTCTTTAATAAGAATACATATTTGCAGGTTACCGCAACACCTCAGGCGCTTTTCCTTCAAGACGGAAACCATGCCTTCCGGCCAAAATTCACAGTTTTGAGCCATCCAGGCGCTGAGTACGTTGGAGGAGATGATTTCTTCTCGAACGAGTCAAAGTTGGTGAAAGAATTTCCTTTGAGTGAAATTGCCGTAATTGCTCCAGGCCCACAGCCTACACCAACCGCCACGATCCCGCCGTCACTGCTACGTGCACTTGATACTTTCATGGTAGGGGCGACGTTCAAACGTACGAGTGAGGCGGACCAAAATTGTGCATTCCTTTGTCACGTTAGTACCAAAACGATTGACCACGATCATATTGTTAATCTTCTTAGAAAGTACAAGCAAGAATTGGCGGGCGGGCTTAAGAGTAATAATGCGGCTGTCATCAAGCGGTTGAGAAGTGCCTATGAAGATCTGTCATCGACTCATCCCTCCCTCGCGAGGAGCAATTTCGATGATTTGTTGAGCTCAATCGCATTCTTTTCGCCAGGTATAACGGTAAAGTTAGTGAACGGAGAGACTGACGAAGATGTGGCCGTAAGATCGCCATATAACCTCTTTGTGGGGGGAAACAAGCTGGGACGCGGGGTGACAATTAAAAATTTGTTGGTAAGTTATTATGGACGCAACCCAAGGACTCCACAGGCAGATACTGTATTGCAACATGCACGTATGTACGGATATCGCAGAAAGGATATTGGGTTACTTCGTCTCTTCCTCCCCAAGGAACTACATATCGTATTTCGAGCTATCAATAAAATGGAGCAGGGTTTGAGAGAGCTTATTGCGACGAATCCAACGGAAGAATTTCGTGGGATCTATCTCGAGGGAGGATTAAACCCAACCCGCAAAAATGTACTGGTCCCTGGTTCGATCGGAGTTTATACCGGCGGAGGTAATTACAATCCTTCACAGATTACGCGTGATTCGAGCGTGCAGATACAAACATCTAAGCTAGATATGCTACTCGATCATATCGGTGATAAGCAATACGTTCAAATGCCCATCACGGAAATTCAAGCCCTTATCGAGCATATCGTGCCGGATACGAGCGAGTCCGAACGAGTATGGGACACCGTCGCCATCGCTGCATCAATGGGACAATATGCGAAGCTTTCAGGGACGAATGTCGGATACGTGTATGTCGATAGAGATCGCGAACTTCAAGAGCGACGTCGTGAAACACAAGGCATATTGTCGGGTGGTGAAGTTGGCGCGGTTCCAGATCAAAAGCTGACCCTTTTTCTCTTGAGAACAAAGTTAAAGAATGGGCAACAGGCAGCGTGGTGGCCTCAGCTACGATTTCCCGTCGGGCGTTATGCATTTGCCTTTTCAATCTGA